The Euwallacea similis isolate ESF13 chromosome 13, ESF131.1, whole genome shotgun sequence genomic interval ACGTTCCAACGGATTTGGGATACAAAAGGCGCCGCCCTACAGGTCTTATTCATCGATACCTTTACAgtacttttatttatattccgCTGAAAACCCCAAAAAAATCTTGGAAACCAATAAATTGCCTTAtagtgcaaaaaaaaacaggtcaTATAGTAAAATGTTTGGTAAAAAACTCCTTTTGATAGTAAGTTTAGATTTATCTATCATTCTGAACTTCAAATTCAATCCGAAACTCTTAGAGGAAGTCTGGAAAGTGGCTTACTCCCAAAGGACGCGCTATTTGTTTCTTCTCATTTCTTTAGcttcagtttttcaaataaatgcgTCCTCTGATACCGATAAAACACTTTACAGAGAAAAATGCCCATTTAAATAGTTTGGTCCTTAAATGGGTTACTCATAGGACGTTTCTACCTGCTGTGTGTAAACTGGCCCTTTCCGGTGTAGGTGTCAGACCGTTTCCGAAACTATTGGGTTCTCACAGGTGGGTGAATGGTTCTTGAATGGGAAGGAATCCGTTGTTAAAAACGTGAAGTGCGTATTTTTACGGTTGTTAAGATAGCCAGCTAATGCTTggtgatatattattttttcgatgAATTGACTTTTGCAAGAAAGTGTAGAAAATGTAGCACTGAATTTAATGATAGCGCTGCTTAAAAATGTAGAGGTGAAAAAAGAGACCACCATCCGCTCCCTCTCCAAATAAAATACCTCATAACAAATTGTTTTCGAAATGAAAGCGAAACGGGTAGGAaggtaaaaattagatcatcCAAAACATCTCATCCAAAGATAAAAAACTGTAGAATCTGCTATGGAagaaataattgcatttttgaaCCCTTCAAAAgtagaacaaaaaatattttaccctCCCTGCATGCATTCATAATTCGCcatattgtcaaaaattaagtttcccttaaaaaacacattttgttGTTATGGACTAGACGTTATTAAATCTGAAGAAATCCATTAGAGATCATgccataaattttataaaggCTGTCTGTAATATATTACACAATTACAAAACACTGAAAAACATAACCACTCACAACAGAAAAATATCTCGTTTATATGGTATCcccaaaatacacaaaaataacGTACTCTTAAAGCCTAGTGGTAGTAGCATAAACTCTTCCACACatcaacttttaaatttttactaaatatcctaaatttATTCGTAACAAACACAGATTCTTGGAATAAAAACTCGACTAATTTCTTGGAAAGATTGAAGTTTTGGATATTGTCTCTACGCATTGcattattttggcatttttgccgAAGGTGGCTGTGGAACATCATCATTctttgaaaacaattcaattgtTCAAACAATTGCGAATTCTATCGAGCTTCTCTGGACCAAGGTAAAATGACGATCAGTTGCAACTTCCAAATTAAAGGTGAACAGTGTAGTGACTCGAAGCCAGGTTGGTGATACAGATAACGACGAATTACGTGAAATCAGCACGAAAAGATACATTTAAGATAATATTGGTATACAGCGTgtcgtattaaaaaaagtgtggCTATTTCGATTGCGTGAAAACCGAATAAGATAggacaaaacataaaattatcatataaaatttgaggGACAACGATCAAATCGGTTTTTGAATGAGGCAGTTATCTCAAAATATAAAGATGTTACAGCCGTTTACATGACTGAGGACATAAAatgaataccctgtatatatttatatcGTTTTAAGCAAggataaaattatcaaactATGTAGCATTCAACAGTAATGATAATAGTCATGTTTTCAGATTTGCATGAGGCCGATTTTACTGCAGTAAGAATTCTTATCCCACTCCTATATGTTTAAACTCATTATAAGAGAGATTTTAATAcgtttgttgaaaataaaagggaTAATTAACGGTTGAAAAATAAGTCCGGTTTGATGAACGAACTCATAGCCGCAAATCtgtaattttcgagatatagtgtgttaaagtttataataaatacacaGAAAGGAAGCCATGTGTTTGCCGCAAAACTTTAACACACTGATTTCTTTTCAaagtatcaaattttgaacttcGCTCGAGGGAAGCGCGATCGTCGCTATAGTACGAAAGCCGTTTCTATCACTCACGTTAAACTCAATCAAAGCTCAAAATTTAACACACTGAAAAGGCATTATATGTTCCTCATATGCATTAAAATTGTACTTAAAACGGTCTTCGATCTCGAAAGACAAGAAGTTTGCCTTGAGGCGGATCGACTTCTTCAATTGAAAGAAAACATACCTACCCAGGAAGTGCGCTTCTCAGAGCATTGGAGCACCAAGCCCCTGGAAGCAGAGGCGCCCAGGGCAAGAACAGGGGCGGCCAAGTTAACAAGGGGGGCAAACCCGGAATGCCCGGTTTATCGGCACCGTGAGTCGAAGGGGGCATTTTTGGGGGCTCGCCTTTCTCCGCCTCAGTTGGCCGGGGAGACTCACTGTGCTCACTTTTTTCAGCCACTTTTACTACTTTTCTTCCGAATCTTCTGGTAATATCTCGAAAGCGCGATTTCGGAAATTCAAGAGCCAGGACACGCGAACACATTGACCGTCGAGAGCCACTGAAGAGCCTCCTCGATTGAAGGGCCCTTTCGGAGGGCTCTCGATGCGGCCAATGGGGCCAGCGATATGGAGGGCGGGACTTGAACCGACGAATCACGACACGGAACCGCACAGGGCTCTCATAAATAGGCGCGTATGGCGCACCCTTATGAATAAGTGGTAGTTTCTCCAAACGGAACAAAAGAGGGGTTTAGTGGTAcaagggggggggggggaggaTGAGAGCGAGTTTTGTATGTTTGTATTGTACAACCTCGattgttaatgttaaaaaagggCTTTTTTGAGTGAACTTCCCCCGGGTTGCGGCATAGGGGCGAGTTCTAATGGACTTAAAAGCTTCAGCTGTCCATTATTGCATGCATGTTAATAAAGGCTAGAATATTAGTGGATGCTGGAATGTTGGTTTTATAAGCCCTGCTTCTGgtgcaataataaaaccactaaaaatttaagtggCCGGGGTCGGAAAGGGGCTCAAAGGGCTGGCACTTATGGAAAAGATACGTGCGGTGGGTCTCTTTTGAAAGTGACCGGAAACAAATAGGCTTTATTTGTTCATCAAACACGAAAGCTTATAGATGTAAGAAATTCCTTCGTATGTAAGAAATGCAGAAGTGTGATAATTAGatcagaaaattatgaatCGATTTTAAGCATGACCTGGTTTCTCTTTTTCTCGATTCAAATCTAGGTAAACCAGCAAGAAGCAAGATTCTTTATCTTAAATGAACCTGTATTTCTTagtctatataaaaaaatggttatttttcCCACAACTGCGGAAAGCGTTATTTTTTTGCACGCGACTGCCATTGCCCGAATTCCGGGAAGCCGAGCAGAGAATACGAGAAAGACATTTTCCGCGTGAGTgagaaacaataatttttctactaccgcgaaaattgttttatttccatGTTACTTTTcatgtagaaattaaaatcatttaggCGCATATGAGGACGAAAGCAGGGGTTGATGAAtgtaagaaatgaaaaaagaagGCAAAAACACAATTATGATACACTGAATTATTGTGCTGTATTATGCATATTACTGGAATTATTATGTATGCTAGATCGCCTAGGAAGTTTCTTTAAGTTTCTCATAAATTGTCCATTAAACTTTGCtgctttcaataaattaattaaattatccgCAAATTCCACAATCAGCTTACTTTTCTggtattttttgcttttttttctcttatcGTCTGTCGTAAGTGCACCCCTTGTAACCCATAATCCATTTAAAACGTGAATACTTCTATTACAGAAATCCTTTCATGAATGGTCAACCGAAATTTACTACGATCAGTGTGGTCTCGTTGATTCATTCAAGGGCCCTTGGCGACATACAGTCtgcctcggtaaatttcggCGTAGCTTTATAAGATACTTCCTCGCCTCTACCTGGACAGCCATTGTATCAGGTGAGGATTCTGGGAAAGGCACTTTTGCCCCAGAACTCTTACAGGGTGTAGTATTCTAAACAAATTACAATGCCCCTCTTATCACTCTCTATTGACGCTGCTTTGTCTATAGTGGACGAGCGGTATCTTAGTTAATTATTAGAGGGCCCTTTTTGCACCCAAGTGTTTATTGCAACACATTCACAAACGTTCGGGATGTCGTGTTTTAATTACTATTTCTCACCTTCTATTCGAAAAAATACCTTTCAGGTAGATATACAGGATTTCTTCTCGTATTTTATGAACTTTTATGGTatcttataaaataaaattctgacTTTTCGGTTCGTTTATTACactcataattttatttcacttaatcaataaaaaaagctgCCGAAGCtcattaaagtttaataacactttttaaaagtaaattccGGCGATTTAGACTTCTTATTGTTAGTATTAAAATTGCTTTCTTTTTTCTGTTCATCAGTTCTCACCATCACGTACAGAATCGGAAGTGCCGTAAACTGCTGTGAAAAAGGACCGACAAAAAGGCCGAAAACACAACCATTCAGAAAGAAGTTTCGAAATGTCCGTTCAAAAGCTAACAAAACCGCGTTTTCGAAATCTTTTCAATGACCGATAATTTATATACAGAGGTAGGCCGGAAATGCTCTTTATTCAAAAGGATCGGACCACGAAGATCTTGTCACATCATTACGCAATTCAATCACGAAATAAAGGCAATGAACTAGTATTGCAAGCAAATTTTACTCTTATCAAAAGGATTAAATGATGTTTCATCTatatgcaataaattattaatttctcttgCAATATTGATTTCTGTATTGCCCTTTAAAtcgcaattaaaataataaaaatcgcGAATACTCACGAGTAACGATACTCATCCTCCATATGAACATAATCAGGGGGTATAATATGCCAAGAGCTCTCGTAAGAGGTGCAGTCTTGATCGTATCCTTGTCCTGCGGTGGCCGATAAGTCAGCCATTTTCGTTTCTTCCGCACTTAAACCGACGAAAaacaaaaccaattttttcccACAGGCAATTGTAATGATCCCAATAAAAGGGCGACACCTCGTATCGTGAACCAGTGCAATCTGCGAGATTGAGGGGCCCCGAACAcacatttatataaaattattgataagatatgataatattttgttgtatcTTCGGTGATATCGGTTCGTGTGTGTATCTATTGACAGGTGCCTTATTGTGTATATTTCCCAAACGATATGGATGGGACCGCCGCGGGATGTATGATTGATATTGATAACAGAGAATTTGAAATCATTTCAATTTACCTCAGAATTACTTCAAcacaaaaaacataaaactcaTCTCAATTTAACCGAGAACTTTATTGAGTAAAAATACTGATCAAATATGAGCTTTTAGCATCCTTAACATTTAATAAGAAAGAGAGGTAGCATTACTTAAATCTTACTCTATGGACAGGTACAACACTTAAAGCAACGCAGGCAGTAGCAATaaggaaaattcaaaactCCTCATGCAGTCTTGGcccctttttcaattttttctttttcttttgcctGGAGGTAACAACCTCCACCTCTTCTTGCTTGATCTGATCTTCCTGGGCCTTCCTATATGGGTTTATATAATTCGGATCACGAGGAACATAGTATAGCTCTTGACTGACTAAAGATAGCACTTTAATGGTGCTACTGTCCAACAAATATTTGACCTGATGGCAGTATGCGATGCCCCATTGCAAGAGGACATCCCAGTTATTGTTGGTTTTTAAGACTGACACTGAAATATCTGGGAATCTCAAGATGATCTCGGCAAATAAAGCTGTGTTTTCTATGATGTTGGATAAGGCATCTCGTATGGTGTCATCTAAGGGAAACTCTGACACACCAGGGATGAAAGGTGAAGCCTCTATAATAGCCCTACTGTCTTGGATAATTGTAAACACTTTCTCAGCTATGAGATTAATCATGTGAAACTGCTTCTCATAGCTGTGGACCTTTTGAAAGCTTTTTATAGCCGCCAACTGCTCCGCTCGTTGGCGTTTTAGGAGCTTTTTGTCTGTTTTATGTTAGTTAAGGCATAATCTAGGTTTGTATGTTTAACAAGACTTTTTGAAGGAATAAAGGATACATAATTGTTCAGCCATCTCAGGTTCGCTAGGCATTTGATTTGCCTTATGAGTGGACATTAGAAGAAGAGTTAATAGGCCCCATTTTAGACCGAGTGGTTccattttctttgaaaatgaaagCGAAGGGgctatttaaaatgtttatttaagttgaaatgaaaaagataaaaaatataaactgaTCTTCCTAACctcattttattcattattgattttatctatttaatgTTAGGTATTTGTTGAATATGGAATAGAGTAGATAGAGTGAGCTATTTGTATGAAGTAAACAATGTCGATAATGtatacaaatattaaaacacaCTTCAACCAACAAAAACTATTCTTAAAGAAGAATAAGgatttataaaatgaaaactaagaaaaataataattttaataactatATATTTGAGACTTGTAAACCTACCTACTTCCTAGAAATAAGTACAAAGTAAAAAAGGCTTAAAATAATAGAGATACCTGACTACTAACGAAAGCCAATACACAATTAGACTTAAACTAATGTgctaaatttaagaaataaaccTACTCTAtactttaatataaaaatacatcatCTTGTAAAGGCACTATTATAATGTAAATTGTGATTTCAAAGACGATAGCGAACATATTACTTAACGTCAAAAGCTTTAGAGAGAGACTTATTCGAGATCAAAATTCGAGAACTACAACTAAAAATTACTTGTGTTGTTGAGTGGTCAATAAGTGCtgcaatatttcatttaaagtgcTAATAATTGGCTCAGAAGCAATTGAATATTACCCGCATCTAAAAATCTAAGTAAAACGAACGGAATGGTGTTATTGTGCAATTCagtcttgaaaataaaaatcgataaaaactGCTTTAAATCTTAACTCGATTCATCATGAATATGTAGGTGCCATTAAATCTGTCCATAAATTGATACTTTTTACTGGCtagaaatttcttaataatccCGATATCCGAATCATTCTCATTCAAGTCAACGccaataatttctatttttactcTATCAAAAGGGAGCGTTTCTAGCACTTGCAACTCAGTACCGTCTGTAGCTAAACTTAGGTAATCAACATTGCTGGAATTCATCGCCAGCAGAAGCGAATACAAGGGAAAACACTTGACTCTTATAACCAACCAATCAGGGTTGTCAATTGAGTTACTGCGAATATCGTTGATTTTCACGTCATTTTCGTTATGCAGAGTCACCTTTGAAGATTGCtcttataaagaaaaattatattcatttaTGAAAACATTTGCTTACCTCCCTGGGGTAGGGCATAGGACTTAGACAGGCATGAACACACTGGCTCTTTGCTCGATTGTGCCTGCGCAGGTTAAAATAGTGACGCGGATCTGGTTGTATTAAGAGACCCTTCCAGTTAAACTTCCTTTCCAGAACTTCAGTTTTTGATGTTTTGCCATCACTATAGGCACCAGCCTCCACAAAGATTCCATTTTTCTACACcaacaaatcaataaaaatcatgTTAATCTCTACTGTTAATTCACATACCttaaaattcaacaatttcAACACAAATTCAGTATCTGCAAAAGTCGGTTCTTGCGCTTCAAAAGACTTCTGATGAGGCTCAATTGCTGGAAACAATGCAACTTCTCTCAAATACATGATAAGCTGAGGATCATCTTGGGCTATGCCATTTAATTCCATATCTTTGCTCAAGCTTAATGTGAACTGGTGATGTTTCATGGCTAAAAAATCTATAATCTTGCACTGTGTTCAAATGAGCTCAATGAGCATGTACCTGTGTTATCCATATACAAAATCAAAACTGACATGACTGTGGCGAAGG includes:
- the LOC136412870 gene encoding coiled-coil domain-containing protein 134-like, giving the protein MEPLGLKWGLLTLLLMSTHKANQMPSEPEMAEQLYKKLLKRQRAEQLAAIKSFQKVHSYEKQFHMINLIAEKVFTIIQDSRAIIEASPFIPGVSEFPLDDTIRDALSNIIENTALFAEIILRFPDISVSVLKTNNNWDVLLQWGIAYCHQVKYLLDSSTIKVLSLVSQELYYVPRDPNYINPYRKAQEDQIKQEEVEVVTSRQKKKKKLKKGPRLHEEF
- the S gene encoding protein Star, whose amino-acid sequence is MTASSNICNTPYPPPLAQQNGLPTTLPSSMKCLDDTDSHNRILTRRLLPIALFFVAFATVMSVLILYMDNTAMKHHQFTLSLSKDMELNGIAQDDPQLIMYLREVALFPAIEPHQKSFEAQEPTFADTEFVLKLLNFKKNGIFVEAGAYSDGKTSKTEVLERKFNWKGLLIQPDPRHYFNLRRHNRAKSQCVHACLSPMPYPREVTLHNENDVKINDIRSNSIDNPDWLVIRVKCFPLYSLLLAMNSSNVDYLSLATDGTELQVLETLPFDRVKIEIIGVDLNENDSDIGIIKKFLASKKYQFMDRFNGTYIFMMNRVKI